A genomic segment from Pseudomonas mendocina encodes:
- the pyk gene encoding pyruvate kinase — MTFRRTKIVATLGPASSSPEVLEQLILAGLDVARLNFSHGTPDDHKARAALVRELAAKHGRHVALLGDLQGPKIRIAKFENKRIELKDGDLFRLSSSHSRTAGTQEVVGIDYPALIQDCDVGDELLLDDGRVVMRVELKGADELHCRVVIGGPLSDNKGINRRGGGLTAPALTDKDKADIKVAAEMDLDYLAVSFPRDAADMDYARRLLTEAGGTAWLVAKIERAEAVADDEALDGLIRASDAVMVARGDLAVEIGDAELVGIQKKIIAHARRLNKAVITATQMMESMIHSPMPTRAEVSDVANAALDYTDAVMLSAESAAGEYPVEAVQAMARVCLGAEKHPTSKQSSHRLGRTFERCDESIALATMYTANHFPGVKAIISLTESGYSPLIMSRIRSSIPIFAFTPHREAQARVALFRGVYTVPFDPASLPANKVSQAAVDELLKRGVVEPGDWVILTKGDSYHGTGGTNTMKILHVGDQMV, encoded by the coding sequence ATGACCTTTCGCCGCACCAAAATCGTCGCCACCCTGGGCCCGGCCAGCAGCTCGCCGGAAGTGCTGGAGCAACTGATCCTCGCCGGTCTCGACGTGGCCCGTCTGAACTTCTCCCACGGCACACCGGACGACCACAAGGCCCGCGCTGCCCTGGTCCGCGAACTGGCTGCCAAGCACGGCCGTCATGTCGCCCTGCTCGGCGACCTGCAAGGCCCGAAAATCCGTATCGCCAAATTCGAGAACAAGCGTATCGAGCTCAAGGACGGCGACCTGTTCCGCCTCTCCTCCAGCCACTCGCGCACCGCCGGCACCCAGGAAGTGGTCGGTATCGACTATCCGGCGCTGATCCAGGACTGCGATGTCGGTGACGAACTGCTGCTCGATGATGGCCGCGTGGTCATGCGCGTCGAGCTCAAGGGCGCCGACGAGCTGCATTGCCGCGTGGTGATCGGCGGCCCGCTGTCGGACAACAAGGGTATCAACCGCCGCGGCGGCGGCCTGACCGCACCGGCGCTGACCGACAAGGACAAGGCCGACATCAAGGTCGCTGCCGAAATGGATCTGGATTACCTGGCCGTGTCCTTCCCGCGCGATGCCGCCGACATGGACTACGCCCGTCGCCTGCTCACCGAAGCCGGCGGCACCGCCTGGCTGGTGGCCAAGATCGAACGCGCCGAAGCCGTGGCCGATGACGAAGCCCTCGACGGCCTGATTCGCGCCAGTGACGCAGTAATGGTGGCCCGTGGCGACCTGGCCGTGGAAATCGGCGACGCCGAGCTGGTCGGCATCCAGAAGAAGATCATCGCCCACGCACGTCGCCTGAACAAAGCGGTGATCACCGCTACGCAGATGATGGAGTCGATGATCCACAGTCCGATGCCGACCCGTGCCGAAGTTTCCGACGTGGCCAACGCCGCGCTGGACTACACCGACGCGGTGATGCTGTCGGCCGAAAGCGCCGCCGGTGAATACCCGGTCGAAGCCGTGCAGGCCATGGCCCGCGTGTGCCTGGGCGCCGAGAAGCACCCGACCAGCAAGCAGTCCAGCCACCGTCTGGGCCGCACCTTCGAGCGTTGCGACGAAAGCATCGCCCTGGCGACCATGTACACCGCCAACCACTTCCCGGGCGTCAAGGCCATCATCAGCCTGACCGAAAGTGGCTACAGCCCGCTGATCATGTCGCGCATCCGCTCGTCGATCCCGATCTTCGCCTTCACCCCGCATCGCGAAGCCCAGGCCCGCGTGGCGCTGTTCCGCGGCGTCTACACCGTGCCGTTCGACCCGGCCTCGCTGCCGGCGAACAAGGTCAGCCAGGCGGCTGTGGACGAGCTGCTCAAGCGCGGCGTCGTGGAACCCGGCGACTGGGTCATCCTGACCAAGGGCGACAGCTACCACGGCACGGGTGGCACCAACACCATGAAGATCCTCCACGTCGGCGATCAGATGGTGTAA
- a CDS encoding universal stress protein has protein sequence MKLQRLLVVIDAEHQQQPALQRAVDIARQVGAELHLLKIEYHPSLESGLLDSQLLNRAREAILRQSHEALRASVAHLSDEGFRIEVDVRWGKRSHEEILARVAVLQPDILFKSTHPSSALRRLLFSDTSWQLIRRCPAPLWLVHDAKPRGQSLCVALDPLHSADKPAALDHQLIRTSQALQAALGLHAEYLHAQAPLPRSLLFDAEVAQAYDDYVNQCSREHREAFDKLIGQYAIDRAQAHLLDGFAEEVIPKFVHEHNIGLLVMGAIARGHLDSLLIGHTAERVLERVECDLLVIKPDGKG, from the coding sequence ATGAAACTACAACGACTGTTGGTCGTCATCGACGCCGAACACCAGCAACAACCCGCCCTGCAACGCGCCGTCGACATTGCGCGTCAGGTCGGCGCCGAGCTGCACCTGCTGAAGATCGAATACCACCCGAGCCTGGAGAGCGGCCTGCTGGACAGCCAGTTGCTCAACCGCGCCCGTGAAGCCATCCTGCGGCAGAGCCATGAGGCGCTACGCGCCAGCGTCGCCCACCTGAGCGATGAAGGGTTCAGAATCGAAGTGGACGTACGCTGGGGCAAACGCAGCCACGAGGAGATACTCGCCCGCGTTGCCGTGCTGCAGCCGGACATCCTGTTCAAGTCGACCCACCCCAGCAGTGCACTACGACGCCTCTTGTTCAGCGATACCAGCTGGCAACTGATCCGCCGCTGCCCGGCGCCACTGTGGCTGGTGCACGATGCCAAGCCCCGAGGCCAGAGCCTGTGCGTCGCACTCGACCCGCTGCACAGCGCGGACAAGCCTGCTGCCCTCGATCATCAGCTGATTCGCACCAGCCAGGCGCTGCAGGCCGCGCTCGGCCTTCATGCCGAATACCTGCATGCACAGGCACCACTGCCACGTTCGCTACTATTCGACGCCGAGGTAGCGCAAGCCTATGACGACTACGTGAACCAGTGCAGCCGCGAGCACCGCGAGGCCTTCGACAAGCTGATTGGCCAATACGCCATCGATCGGGCGCAGGCCCACCTGCTGGACGGATTTGCCGAAGAAGTCATTCCAAAATTCGTGCATGAGCACAATATCGGCCTGCTGGTAATGGGTGCCATCGCCCGCGGCCATCTGGACAGCCTGTTGATCGGCCACACCGCGGAGCGGGTACTGGAACGCGTCGAGTGCGATCTGCTGGTGATCAAACCGGACGGCAAAGGGTAG